Proteins co-encoded in one Malus sylvestris chromosome 9, drMalSylv7.2, whole genome shotgun sequence genomic window:
- the LOC126581985 gene encoding LOW QUALITY PROTEIN: glucan endo-1,3-beta-D-glucosidase (The sequence of the model RefSeq protein was modified relative to this genomic sequence to represent the inferred CDS: deleted 1 base in 1 codon) — MVDWFVASNTWVPPSRSARYSAKVIKPPHLPPPTLLPSLPSAVQNYKEKPEEERRSSPPFTMLCFSKNQSMERHVIAVLLLLSVFSSLADAASVGVNYGRIADNLPSAYKVVQLLKSQGLERVKVFDSDPAVLRALAGSDIKVTVDLPNELLSSAAKSQSFATNWVQRNVVAYHPNTQIEAIGVGNEVFVDTHHTTKFLISAMKNIHTALVHFKLESSIKVSSPIALSALQNSYPSSAGSFRPELVEPVFKPMLEFLRQTGSYLMVNCYPYFAYESNSDVIPLDYALFRENPGVVDAGNGLRYFNLFDAQIDAVFAAMSALKYDDINMVVSETGWPSKGDSVEVGASVENAAAYNGNLVRRILAGGGTPLRPKADLTVYLFALFNEDKKFGPTSERNYGLFFPNERKVYDIPFTVEGLKNYHDRRSPVSGNQQVTAPVNGDVSKSLTGSTWCVANGEAGKEKLQAGLDYACGEGGADCHQIQPGSACYDPNTLEAHASYAFNSYYQKKARGVGTCYFGGAAYVVSQPPKFGKCELPTGYGN, encoded by the exons ATGGTCGACTGGTTCGTCGCGTCAAACACGTGGGTCCCGCCATCTCGATCCGCACGTTATTCCGCTAAAGTCATAAAACCCCCTCACCTCCCCCCCCCCACTCTTCTC CCGTCACTCCCCTCCGCCGtacaaaattacaaagaaaagCCAGAAGAGGAAAGAAGAAGCTCTCCACCTTTCACGATGCTCTGCTTCTCCAAGAACCAGAGCATGGAACGCCATGTCATCGCCGTCCTGCTCCTCCTTTCTGTCTTTTCATCTCTAGCGG ATGCTGCCTCGGTCGGAGTGAACTATGGGAGAATCGCCGACAACCTGCCGTCGGCGTACAAGGTGGTGCAACTTCTGAAGTCCCAAGGATTGGAGCGGGTCAAGGTCTTCGACTCCGACCCGGCCGTGCTCCGGGCCCTAGCTGGATCCGACATCAAGGTCACCGTCGACCTCCCCAACGAGCTCCTCTCCTCCGCCGCCAAGTCTCAGTCTTTCGCTACCAACTGGGTCCAGCGAAACGTCGTCGCTTACCACCCCAACACCCAGATCGAAGCTATCGGCGTCGGCAATGAGGTCTTCGTTGACACCCACCACACCACCAAGTTCCTCATCTCCGCTATGAAAAACATCCACACCGCCCTCGTCCACTTCAAGCTCGAGTCCTCCATCAAAGTCTCCTCCCCCATTGCCCTCAGCGCCCTGCAAAACTCCTACCCGTCTTCCGCCGGCTCATTCCGTCCCGAACTCGTTGAACCCGTTTTCAAGCCCATGCTAGAGTTCCTTCGTCAAACCGGGTCCTATCTCATGGTCAACTGCTACCCCTACTTCGCTTACGAGTCAAACTCTGACGTCATCCCCTTGGACTATGCCCTCTTCCGTGAAAACCCTGGAGTCGTGGACGCCGGCAACGGCCTCCGTTATTTCAACCTCTTCGACGCCCAGATCGATGCCGTTTTCGCCGCCATGTCGGCGTTGAAGTACGACGACATCAACATGGTTGTGTCGGAAACGGGCTGGCCGTCCAAAGGCGACTCGGTTGAAGTAGGCGCGAGTGTGGAGAATGCAGCCGCCTACAACGGCAACCTGGTCCGTCGAATATTGGCCGGCGGGGGGACCCCCTTGAGGCCCAAAGCAGATCTGACCGTCTATCTCTTCGCTCTATTCAACGAGGACAAGAAATTCGGTCCCACATCAGAGAGAAACTACGGGCTCTTCTTCCCCAACGAGCGGAAGGTGTACGACATACCGTTTACCGTCGAAGGGCTAAAGAACTACCACGACCGCCGGTCGCCGGTATCCGGAAACCAGCAGGTGACTGCTCCGGTCAACGGGGACGTGTCGAAGAGCTTGACCGGGAGCACGTGGTGCGTGGCGAATGGGGAGGCCGGGAAGGAGAAGCTGCAGGCGGGACTAGACTACGCTTGCGGTGAGGGCGGGGCGGACTGCCATCAGATCCAGCCGGGGTCCGCGTGTTACGATCCCAACACCCTGGAGGCCCACGCCTCATACGCTTTCAACAGTTACTACCAAAAGAAGGCACGTGGAGTCGGCACGTGCTATTTTGGCGGGGCGGCCTACGTCGTCTCTCAACCACCCA AGTTTGGGAAATGTGAGCTGCCGACTGGGTACGGAAACTGA